In Alkalihalobacterium alkalinitrilicum, a genomic segment contains:
- a CDS encoding sirohydrochlorin chelatase encodes MEAVLFIGHGSRVQAGNKQFLSFINRVMAKLPLPIQEVAFIELTQPTILEGIQRCSDQGATKIFVQPVLLLEAGHAKKDIPKEIEKAKEKYPEVQFIYGSPIGVDNRMVDIVFDRLNEKGLWKNEIGKKNVSVLLVGRGSSDKEAKADFEEIAYRLKVKLGLKEVKTCYLAATTPTFEEGLNQMLTEDHEVIYVLPYLLFTGVLMKTMGRKIKELQQTHTKPIHLCNFLGYHEQVQDVIRSKTLALMEGQYHEFNAN; translated from the coding sequence TTGGAGGCAGTACTATTTATTGGACATGGCTCAAGAGTTCAAGCAGGTAATAAACAATTTTTATCTTTTATTAATAGAGTGATGGCAAAACTCCCTCTTCCAATTCAAGAGGTGGCTTTTATTGAATTAACCCAACCGACAATATTAGAAGGTATTCAACGTTGTAGCGATCAAGGGGCTACAAAAATCTTTGTTCAGCCCGTATTATTGCTAGAAGCAGGGCACGCGAAAAAGGATATTCCTAAAGAAATAGAAAAAGCAAAGGAAAAGTATCCAGAAGTCCAGTTTATATATGGATCACCAATTGGGGTAGATAACCGGATGGTCGATATCGTATTTGATCGCCTTAATGAAAAAGGATTATGGAAAAATGAAATTGGGAAAAAAAATGTTTCTGTTCTACTGGTCGGAAGAGGAAGTAGTGACAAGGAAGCAAAGGCAGATTTTGAAGAAATTGCATATAGATTAAAAGTCAAATTAGGATTAAAAGAAGTTAAGACATGTTATTTAGCGGCTACGACCCCAACTTTTGAAGAAGGTTTAAATCAAATGTTAACTGAAGATCATGAGGTAATTTATGTTCTTCCTTATTTATTATTTACGGGTGTATTAATGAAAACGATGGGCCGGAAGATCAAAGAGTTGCAACAAACACATACAAAACCAATTCATTTATGTAATTTTCTCGGTTATCATGAACAAGTACAAGATGTTATTCGTTCAAAAACTTTAGCTCTAATGGAAGGACAATATCATGAGTTTAATGCCAATTAA
- the bioB gene encoding biotin synthase BioB, which produces MTTLTSKNSIWEQYAEKALNGELLTIEEGVSILQADDDEVLPIMQAAFRVRKHYYGKKVKLNMIFNAKSGLCPEDCGYCSQSIVSSAPVEKYSLLDKETLIAGAKEAMNRKAGTYCIVASGRGPTDKEVDQVIDAVSEITSTMPLKICACLGILSDEKAKKLKEAGVHRYNHNLNTHKDNHANITSTHTYDDRVNTVEEVKAAGMSPCSGCIIGMGETDEQIVEIAYSLREIDADSIPVNFLHAIPGTPLENYKRTEPMKSLKVLALMRFINPSKEIRVSGGREVNLRTLQPLALYAANSIFVGDYLTTKGQAVTEDHNIIEDLGFEIEECAL; this is translated from the coding sequence ATGACTACATTAACATCGAAAAATAGCATTTGGGAACAGTATGCAGAAAAAGCATTAAACGGAGAATTATTAACAATTGAGGAAGGGGTAAGTATTCTTCAAGCAGATGATGATGAAGTTTTACCAATTATGCAAGCTGCATTTCGTGTTCGAAAGCACTATTATGGTAAAAAAGTGAAACTGAATATGATTTTTAATGCAAAAAGTGGATTGTGTCCAGAAGATTGTGGCTATTGCTCACAGTCTATTGTATCATCGGCTCCAGTAGAAAAGTATTCGCTCTTAGATAAAGAAACTCTAATTGCAGGTGCGAAAGAAGCGATGAATCGGAAAGCGGGTACATACTGCATTGTTGCTAGCGGACGAGGTCCCACAGATAAAGAAGTTGACCAAGTAATTGATGCAGTTAGTGAGATTACTTCAACGATGCCATTAAAAATTTGTGCATGCTTAGGCATTTTAAGTGATGAAAAAGCAAAAAAACTGAAAGAGGCAGGCGTACATCGTTATAATCATAACTTAAATACTCACAAAGACAATCATGCCAATATTACTTCCACTCATACGTATGATGATCGAGTAAATACGGTCGAAGAAGTGAAGGCTGCAGGTATGTCACCTTGTTCTGGCTGTATTATCGGAATGGGAGAAACGGATGAGCAAATTGTAGAAATTGCTTATTCTCTAAGAGAAATTGATGCTGATTCGATACCAGTGAATTTCTTACATGCAATTCCAGGAACACCGTTAGAAAACTATAAACGTACTGAACCGATGAAATCATTAAAAGTCTTGGCTTTAATGCGCTTTATTAATCCTTCAAAAGAAATTCGTGTGTCTGGAGGAAGAGAAGTGAATTTACGTACCTTACAACCATTAGCGTTATATGCGGCCAATTCCATATTCGTTGGCGATTATTTAACAACGAAAGGTCAAGCCGTAACAGAAGATCATAATATCATTGAAGACCTAGGCTTTGAAATTGAAGAATGCGCTTTGTAA
- the cobJ gene encoding precorrin-3B C(17)-methyltransferase, producing MQRGKLLIIGFGPGSEQHMTFRAKEAILESDSIIGYSTYVDLIRPLITDQEIVRTGMTEEVSRAQEAVRQAELGKTVAVISSGDSGVYGMAGLVYEVLIEKEWREESGVEVEIIPGISAINSCGSLLGAPIMHDACTISLSDHLTPWDLIKKRVDAAAQADFVIALYNPRSGKRTKQIVETQKILLNYRSPNTPVGLVKSAYREREHIVITDLAHMLDHEIGMLTTVIIGNNSTFIYDGKMITPRGYQRKYTLSESEQQLKPHERLKEKAEPWALHGGVEEEKTVTDRLLNPRMLAEEALQKLNIETRTSEKTTSQSDLFQQEDIFEFAVSPGIANKKLTPIQMMTLAETVGEKADLEYTPDHVIKVSVKTATPHKITERLSSVGLLLLPIGDVVNIKACDFCDGDKGDSIPQVEELQQRIGGVAVPKQMNIGFNGCGMACYGAPTNDIGIIYRKKGFDLFLGAKTTGRNAHVGQLVAEEVAPDKIVDLVVRVVNDYKSRGLPNERFHKFFKRVQDVEGFTYREVPEQVVVDMVCGD from the coding sequence ATGCAACGAGGTAAATTACTAATAATAGGATTTGGTCCTGGAAGTGAACAACATATGACCTTCCGAGCAAAAGAAGCAATTTTAGAATCTGATTCGATCATCGGATACAGTACATACGTTGACTTAATTCGACCGTTAATAACGGATCAAGAAATTGTTCGAACAGGAATGACAGAAGAAGTGAGCAGGGCACAAGAAGCAGTTCGACAAGCGGAACTAGGTAAAACGGTTGCGGTGATTTCTAGTGGAGATTCTGGTGTGTATGGAATGGCTGGACTTGTTTATGAAGTGTTAATTGAAAAAGAATGGCGAGAAGAGTCAGGAGTTGAAGTGGAAATTATTCCAGGTATTTCAGCAATTAATTCGTGCGGGTCATTACTCGGTGCACCAATCATGCATGATGCTTGTACAATTAGTTTGAGTGACCATTTAACACCTTGGGATTTAATAAAAAAGCGTGTTGATGCTGCTGCTCAAGCAGATTTTGTCATTGCCTTATATAATCCACGCAGTGGAAAAAGAACAAAACAAATTGTTGAAACGCAAAAAATTCTTTTAAACTATCGTTCTCCTAACACACCTGTTGGATTAGTGAAAAGTGCCTATCGAGAAAGAGAACATATCGTTATTACCGATTTAGCGCATATGCTTGATCACGAAATTGGAATGTTAACGACCGTCATTATTGGAAACAATTCTACGTTCATATATGACGGAAAGATGATTACGCCTAGAGGATATCAACGAAAATACACGCTAAGTGAAAGTGAACAACAGCTTAAACCTCATGAACGGTTAAAAGAAAAAGCAGAGCCTTGGGCGCTACACGGAGGAGTCGAAGAAGAGAAAACAGTGACTGACAGACTGCTCAATCCTCGTATGTTAGCTGAAGAAGCATTACAAAAGTTAAACATTGAAACGAGAACTTCAGAAAAGACAACGAGCCAAAGTGACTTATTTCAACAAGAAGATATTTTTGAGTTTGCAGTTTCTCCTGGTATTGCTAATAAAAAGCTAACGCCAATACAAATGATGACATTAGCAGAAACGGTCGGTGAAAAGGCTGATCTTGAATATACACCTGATCATGTCATCAAAGTATCGGTTAAAACAGCTACTCCTCATAAAATTACAGAACGTTTATCGAGCGTAGGGCTATTACTGCTTCCAATAGGTGATGTTGTCAATATTAAAGCTTGTGATTTTTGTGACGGTGATAAAGGGGACTCCATTCCGCAAGTCGAGGAACTTCAGCAAAGAATTGGTGGGGTGGCCGTACCTAAACAAATGAATATCGGTTTTAATGGCTGTGGGATGGCATGCTACGGTGCACCGACAAATGATATCGGAATCATTTATCGCAAGAAAGGTTTTGATCTCTTTTTAGGAGCAAAAACAACGGGAAGAAATGCTCATGTTGGACAGTTAGTAGCTGAAGAAGTAGCGCCTGATAAAATTGTAGATTTAGTCGTTCGCGTTGTAAATGATTATAAATCTCGTGGACTACCGAACGAACGCTTCCATAAATTTTTTAAGCGGGTTCAGGATGTTGAAGGGTTTACTTATCGAGAAGTTCCAGAACAAGTGGTAGTCGATATGGTTTGTGGTGATTAA
- a CDS encoding divergent polysaccharide deacetylase family protein, with protein MKKVILFIALLTVLTYLPSQIFAKDNISYETSDNKPIRAAIIIDDFGGDVNGVDEFFASKIPITVAVMPFLKNSEEQAIKAHELGLEVMLHLPLEPKKGKKSWLGPNPITSDLSDDEVRKRVKAAIESIPHVAGINNHMGSKIVEDEKIMRIILEVVKEHNLYVIDSGTSGKSVIPRLAEEMNIPWATRDTFLDDTHSPSSHVYKQMLKMAKVASKRGKAIGIGHVGIKGQETVKGVQSALPYFKENGIEIVPASHLLETKIDKDPENFWNADE; from the coding sequence ATGAAAAAGGTTATTTTGTTTATAGCATTATTAACTGTCCTAACTTACTTGCCATCACAAATATTTGCTAAAGATAATATTTCTTATGAAACTTCAGATAACAAGCCGATACGAGCCGCGATCATTATTGATGATTTTGGTGGAGATGTAAATGGAGTCGATGAATTTTTCGCCTCTAAAATCCCAATTACCGTAGCCGTTATGCCTTTCTTAAAGAACAGTGAAGAACAAGCCATAAAAGCACATGAACTTGGATTAGAAGTAATGCTTCACCTTCCTCTTGAACCTAAAAAGGGAAAAAAATCGTGGCTTGGTCCTAATCCCATTACAAGTGATTTAAGTGACGATGAAGTCAGAAAAAGAGTCAAGGCAGCCATTGAAAGCATTCCTCATGTAGCTGGGATTAATAACCACATGGGTTCAAAAATTGTCGAAGACGAAAAGATAATGCGAATTATACTTGAGGTTGTAAAAGAACATAACCTATACGTAATTGATAGTGGTACGAGTGGTAAATCTGTCATTCCTAGATTAGCAGAAGAAATGAATATCCCTTGGGCTACCCGAGATACATTTCTAGATGATACGCATTCTCCAAGTAGTCACGTTTATAAGCAAATGCTTAAAATGGCTAAAGTAGCCAGCAAACGTGGAAAAGCTATCGGTATAGGACATGTAGGAATAAAAGGCCAGGAAACTGTAAAAGGAGTCCAATCTGCTTTGCCATACTTTAAAGAAAACGGAATCGAAATTGTACCTGCTTCTCACTTATTAGAAACAAAAATTGACAAAGATCCTGAGAATTTCTGGAATGCGGATGAATGA
- a CDS encoding MerR family transcriptional regulator: MSYKDKKVITIGIVSELTGLSERKIRYYEERKLIFPERSKGGTRKYSFLDVERLVDIANKMEDGMQTFEIRKMEQKELKKKEVRERMLRGQLNAAFNMRK; the protein is encoded by the coding sequence ATGTCTTATAAAGATAAAAAAGTAATTACGATTGGTATTGTAAGTGAGCTGACTGGGCTATCTGAACGGAAAATTCGCTATTACGAAGAGCGTAAACTAATCTTCCCAGAGCGCTCCAAAGGTGGTACTAGAAAATACTCATTTCTTGATGTAGAACGACTCGTCGATATTGCCAACAAAATGGAAGATGGAATGCAAACGTTTGAAATTCGAAAAATGGAACAAAAAGAACTCAAGAAAAAGGAAGTTCGCGAGCGTATGTTACGTGGCCAATTAAATGCCGCTTTCAATATGAGGAAATAA
- a CDS encoding EAL domain-containing protein yields MKVGCIMVTNGPEIITHIAKNHLWGNCNLLRSIVQSSPLAIAVLDINGKVTLLNFGAETLFGWQESELIGREFPAFVTEDKETIFDQMRSEEIIENQEAVLKKRSGLHIDVTYSSVHLYENNRWVGILFMSKDITKSKKAETELKQSLKELNDIKFALDQASIIAITDPVGNIRYVNDKFCEISKFSRNELLGQNHRIVSSGHHSRTFFREMWVTIRNGQVWQGEVKNRAKDGEYYWMHTTIVPFLNENGIPYQYVSIRTDISERKLAEEKVHFLAYYDELTLLPNRTYFKEHLKKTLAEGTDEQIAVISIDLDRFKIVNDTLGHRYGDLLLKAVANRLKMNLRPEDVIVRHGGDEFLIYLRDVTYEEIKFVVRNCMNSLRIPIRLDQSDHFATISMGISIYPQDGNTYEELYQKADIALNRVKKLGKNSFQFFKSDMDHGLSRELQIEKNLRKALEQNEFSLHYQPKQDVKTQQIVGMEALIRWNSSELGQVSPAEFIPIAEETGMISEIGDWVLRTACQQTADWQQRGFKPISVSVNLSARQFLNPKIVDTITKVLKETQLAPVYLELEITETIAVHEKDYVNGQLHTLRNIGIKISIDDFGTGYSSLSYLKDYPIDTLKIDKSFVDEILKSGDSSIVRAIIAMAHSLQMSVIAEGVEESDQLEFLKAHQCDQIQGYLISKPVSSTEFEQLFF; encoded by the coding sequence ATGAAAGTAGGATGCATCATGGTAACTAACGGCCCTGAAATAATTACACATATTGCAAAAAATCATCTGTGGGGAAATTGCAACCTTCTTAGATCAATTGTCCAATCTTCACCATTAGCAATTGCTGTTTTAGATATTAATGGAAAAGTGACTTTGTTAAATTTTGGAGCAGAGACATTGTTTGGTTGGCAAGAAAGTGAATTGATTGGAAGAGAATTTCCTGCTTTTGTAACTGAAGATAAAGAAACCATTTTTGATCAGATGAGGTCAGAAGAAATAATTGAAAATCAAGAAGCTGTTTTGAAGAAACGGTCAGGTTTACATATTGATGTTACCTATTCATCAGTTCATTTATATGAAAACAATCGATGGGTTGGCATATTATTTATGTCAAAAGATATAACCAAAAGCAAGAAAGCAGAAACAGAGTTAAAGCAATCATTAAAGGAGTTAAACGATATAAAGTTTGCTTTAGATCAAGCATCTATTATTGCCATAACCGATCCCGTGGGGAATATTAGGTATGTTAACGATAAGTTTTGTGAAATCTCTAAGTTTAGCCGCAATGAACTTTTAGGTCAAAACCATCGGATTGTAAGTTCTGGTCATCATTCTAGAACGTTTTTTCGAGAAATGTGGGTTACTATTAGGAATGGACAAGTTTGGCAGGGGGAAGTAAAAAATAGGGCAAAGGATGGCGAGTATTATTGGATGCATACGACCATTGTACCGTTCTTAAATGAAAACGGTATACCATATCAGTATGTTTCAATAAGAACGGACATTAGTGAACGGAAATTAGCTGAAGAGAAAGTGCATTTTTTAGCTTATTATGATGAACTAACTTTGTTACCCAATCGTACATACTTTAAAGAACATTTAAAAAAGACGTTAGCTGAAGGCACAGATGAACAAATTGCAGTTATTAGTATTGATTTAGATCGATTTAAAATTGTAAATGATACACTTGGGCATCGGTATGGAGATCTTTTGCTAAAAGCTGTTGCTAATCGTTTGAAAATGAACCTTCGTCCTGAAGATGTCATTGTTCGTCATGGTGGTGACGAATTTCTAATCTATTTACGAGATGTCACCTATGAGGAAATCAAATTTGTGGTTAGAAATTGTATGAACTCACTGCGAATTCCAATTCGATTAGATCAAAGTGACCATTTTGCCACGATAAGTATGGGCATAAGTATATATCCTCAAGACGGAAATACTTACGAGGAATTATATCAAAAAGCAGACATTGCTTTAAATCGTGTGAAGAAGTTAGGGAAAAATTCATTTCAATTTTTTAAATCGGATATGGATCATGGACTTTCAAGAGAATTGCAAATTGAAAAAAACTTGAGAAAAGCGTTAGAACAAAATGAATTTTCATTGCATTATCAACCAAAACAAGATGTTAAGACACAACAAATTGTTGGGATGGAAGCATTGATTCGCTGGAATAGTAGTGAGTTAGGACAGGTATCTCCTGCAGAATTCATACCGATTGCAGAAGAAACGGGCATGATCAGCGAGATAGGAGATTGGGTTTTAAGAACAGCCTGTCAACAGACGGCGGACTGGCAACAACGTGGTTTTAAGCCAATATCAGTATCTGTAAACTTATCAGCGCGTCAATTTTTAAATCCTAAAATTGTAGATACAATAACTAAAGTCTTAAAAGAAACCCAACTGGCACCGGTCTATTTAGAACTTGAGATTACAGAAACGATCGCTGTACATGAAAAGGACTATGTAAATGGTCAACTTCATACTCTTCGTAATATAGGCATAAAAATATCGATCGACGACTTTGGAACAGGGTATTCCTCTTTAAGCTATTTAAAAGATTACCCGATCGATACGTTAAAAATAGATAAATCATTTGTGGATGAAATTTTAAAAAGTGGTGATTCATCAATTGTTCGTGCTATTATCGCCATGGCTCATAGTCTACAAATGTCGGTAATTGCTGAAGGAGTAGAAGAAAGTGATCAGTTAGAGTTCTTAAAAGCTCATCAATGTGATCAAATTCAAGGTTATCTTATTAGTAAGCCAGTATCTTCGACTGAATTTGAACAATTATTTTTTTAA
- the cobA gene encoding uroporphyrinogen-III C-methyltransferase translates to MKMQNGKVYLVGAGPGDEGLITIKAKRKIEEADVIVYDRLVNPKLLQYAKPNVELIYAGKLPNRHIMRQEKINETLVDKGQAGKIVVRLKGGDPSVFGRVGEEAESLAQAGVPFEIVPGVTSSIAAASYAGIPVTHREFGGNFAVVTGHDKSVIGEPLINWSSLAKGIDTIAFYMGVGNITHISTQLMKHGRSPQTPVILIQWGTYGRQKTLKGTLETIAHEVKRTAFENPAITLVGDIVSLREKIKWFEDKPLVGRQILLARTSSEQSSMEERIRDLGADVFSYPLFKDTSLFQFNQNEKLNEKISRYNTIGFTSPDSIRYFFEWLNIQQLDIRSIQARFIVLSEKSLKQLQKFGCIAEKVSEFEIGPFQLIVGEKQSVAKYDEGDTFATHETNITNTSQVVFQRLMVDHLLSTIVFPSAKSVVELQNGAAQVSPQHVKDLLKLNVICFGSKSAQAATSAGFSVDHVLEEPSQEALIKYFITQSSLIES, encoded by the coding sequence ATGAAAATGCAAAATGGAAAAGTCTATTTGGTAGGTGCTGGACCAGGCGACGAGGGCTTAATTACAATCAAAGCAAAGAGGAAAATTGAAGAAGCGGATGTCATTGTTTATGATCGTTTAGTTAATCCAAAACTTCTTCAATACGCTAAACCGAATGTTGAATTGATCTACGCAGGAAAGCTTCCGAATCGTCATATTATGCGACAAGAGAAGATTAATGAAACACTTGTGGACAAAGGACAAGCTGGAAAAATAGTAGTTAGATTAAAAGGTGGAGATCCAAGCGTTTTCGGTCGTGTAGGTGAAGAAGCTGAAAGTCTAGCTCAAGCGGGAGTTCCTTTTGAAATTGTTCCTGGAGTTACGTCGAGTATTGCTGCTGCGAGCTATGCTGGTATTCCAGTGACCCACCGTGAATTTGGTGGGAATTTTGCAGTAGTAACAGGTCATGATAAGTCAGTAATAGGAGAACCGTTAATTAATTGGAGTTCTCTTGCTAAAGGGATAGATACCATTGCATTTTATATGGGAGTAGGTAATATTACTCATATTTCTACTCAGTTGATGAAACATGGTCGTTCACCGCAAACGCCTGTTATTTTAATTCAGTGGGGAACATACGGTAGACAAAAAACGTTAAAAGGAACGTTAGAAACGATAGCTCATGAAGTAAAAAGAACTGCCTTTGAAAATCCTGCCATTACTTTAGTTGGTGATATTGTCTCATTGCGAGAGAAGATCAAATGGTTTGAGGATAAGCCATTAGTGGGTAGACAAATATTATTAGCAAGAACAAGTTCTGAACAAAGTTCAATGGAAGAACGTATTCGTGATTTAGGAGCAGATGTTTTTAGTTATCCTCTTTTTAAAGATACTTCACTTTTTCAGTTTAATCAGAATGAAAAATTGAATGAAAAAATTAGTCGTTATAATACAATTGGCTTTACATCGCCTGATAGTATTCGTTATTTTTTTGAATGGCTAAATATACAACAACTTGATATCCGATCTATACAAGCAAGATTTATAGTGCTATCTGAAAAATCATTAAAACAGCTTCAAAAATTTGGGTGTATTGCAGAAAAGGTTAGTGAATTTGAAATTGGACCTTTTCAATTAATCGTGGGAGAGAAACAATCAGTGGCAAAGTATGATGAGGGCGATACATTCGCTACACATGAGACGAACATCACAAATACTTCACAAGTTGTATTCCAACGATTAATGGTAGACCATCTTTTATCAACAATTGTCTTTCCAAGTGCAAAATCGGTAGTAGAGTTACAAAACGGTGCAGCACAAGTTTCTCCACAACATGTAAAAGATCTACTAAAATTAAATGTAATCTGTTTTGGATCAAAATCTGCTCAAGCAGCAACGAGTGCTGGCTTTTCGGTTGATCATGTTTTAGAAGAACCAAGTCAAGAGGCTTTAATTAAGTATTTTATTACACAATCATCTCTGATTGAAAGCTAG
- a CDS encoding precorrin-2 dehydrogenase/sirohydrochlorin ferrochelatase family protein, producing the protein MSLMPININLKGKQVVIIGGGKIATRKARKILSYNAQIKVISSQISKEMMDFVHNHSIRWVPSDYHKKFLEEAFLIIAATNDPLVNLTIHKDRKPYQLINVVDQPSLSDFHMVSTFHRGKLSISVSTDGASPILAKTIVNQLSEKYGQEYEEYVEFLYHARKSILESISDKTKCQQFLKELVGDEIINNPMREQWFSERMKYYMS; encoded by the coding sequence ATGAGTTTAATGCCAATTAATATCAATTTAAAAGGAAAACAAGTTGTTATTATTGGTGGTGGTAAAATTGCAACGCGAAAAGCTAGGAAGATATTAAGTTATAATGCTCAAATAAAGGTCATTTCATCTCAAATAAGTAAAGAGATGATGGACTTTGTTCATAATCATTCGATACGGTGGGTACCTTCTGATTATCATAAAAAATTTTTAGAAGAAGCGTTTCTGATTATCGCGGCTACGAATGATCCATTGGTGAATTTAACGATTCATAAAGACAGAAAACCGTACCAATTGATAAATGTTGTAGACCAACCTAGTTTGAGTGATTTTCATATGGTATCTACTTTTCATAGAGGAAAACTTTCGATCTCAGTTTCAACCGATGGAGCAAGTCCAATTCTAGCTAAAACTATTGTCAACCAATTAAGTGAAAAATACGGACAAGAATATGAGGAGTATGTTGAATTTTTATATCATGCAAGAAAAAGCATACTAGAAAGTATAAGTGATAAAACAAAATGTCAACAATTTTTGAAGGAATTAGTTGGTGATGAGATTATCAATAACCCTATGAGAGAACAATGGTTTTCTGAGCGAATGAAATACTATATGAGTTGA
- a CDS encoding GNAT family N-acetyltransferase — translation MLLKELSTTIEQFEAKDGTTVTFRPATIQDSKGIVNAVEEIVAEGTYLQKETVRSVEEERQFINEMKSNENMYIVVDINGKVSGLARVLRGSLEMKKHTGLFRTWLTPDAQGKGIGKKLMSYTLHWCKLNKFHKLCLTVFASNHVAVELYKKVGFVIEGIQKEQVWLNGTFDDEVFMAYFFQSGGEEK, via the coding sequence TTGTTGCTTAAAGAACTATCCACAACGATTGAACAGTTTGAAGCCAAAGATGGTACTACAGTAACCTTTCGTCCTGCTACAATTCAAGACAGCAAAGGTATTGTTAACGCCGTAGAGGAAATTGTTGCTGAAGGTACTTACTTACAAAAGGAAACGGTTCGCAGTGTAGAGGAAGAACGCCAATTTATTAATGAAATGAAATCCAATGAGAATATGTATATTGTCGTTGATATAAATGGAAAAGTAAGTGGGTTAGCTCGAGTCCTTCGCGGTTCACTTGAAATGAAGAAACATACTGGTTTATTTCGTACTTGGTTAACACCTGATGCTCAAGGAAAAGGGATCGGGAAAAAATTAATGTCATACACACTTCATTGGTGCAAATTAAATAAATTTCATAAATTATGTTTAACGGTCTTTGCATCCAATCATGTTGCCGTTGAATTATATAAGAAAGTTGGCTTTGTTATTGAAGGAATACAAAAGGAACAAGTTTGGTTAAATGGAACTTTTGATGATGAAGTATTTATGGCTTACTTTTTTCAGTCAGGTGGTGAAGAAAAATGA
- a CDS encoding NAD(P)/FAD-dependent oxidoreductase, whose translation MSYDCIIIGGGIAGLQAAIQLGRYNHNIVIIDNGRGRSTLCKEYHNLLGWPDGVSGDYFREMGRKQTLTYGVEIINDTANTISNEENGTFVVQLKNGPSLHGKKLLLATGMTERIPDLDGIYECLGKSIYICPDCDGYEVSKQKTIVIGSGNKGAHLSLILTYWTNDIIYVNYDLEDIDQELKVKLKNKHIPLYQESISEMHYEKEGYISGVTLLNGYKIEANRAFLAMKGTKVNSDIAGHIGVERLENMHINVNPRTKETNVPNVWAVGDLINHSQLLSVAIGDGAQAAIWIHKSLVSS comes from the coding sequence ATGTCTTACGACTGTATTATCATCGGCGGTGGAATTGCAGGACTTCAAGCCGCAATTCAATTAGGTCGATATAATCACAATATCGTTATTATTGATAATGGTAGAGGCCGTTCAACTTTGTGTAAAGAATATCATAATTTACTCGGATGGCCAGATGGTGTTAGTGGGGATTATTTTCGAGAAATGGGCAGAAAGCAAACTTTAACTTATGGAGTCGAAATTATTAACGACACCGCAAATACAATTTCTAATGAAGAAAATGGAACTTTTGTGGTTCAATTAAAAAATGGACCATCACTTCACGGAAAAAAACTATTACTTGCTACAGGAATGACGGAACGAATTCCCGATCTTGATGGAATTTATGAGTGTCTAGGAAAGTCCATTTATATTTGCCCTGATTGTGACGGTTATGAAGTATCTAAACAGAAAACGATCGTTATTGGGTCGGGTAATAAAGGAGCTCATCTCTCACTCATATTAACCTATTGGACAAATGATATTATCTATGTGAACTACGACCTTGAAGACATTGATCAAGAACTAAAAGTTAAACTCAAAAATAAACATATTCCACTATATCAAGAAAGTATTAGTGAAATGCATTACGAAAAAGAAGGGTATATTTCAGGGGTTACGTTATTAAATGGTTATAAAATTGAAGCTAACCGTGCCTTCTTAGCCATGAAAGGAACAAAAGTTAATTCTGACATAGCAGGTCATATTGGCGTTGAACGATTAGAGAATATGCATATCAACGTTAACCCTCGTACAAAGGAAACAAATGTCCCCAATGTTTGGGCAGTTGGAGACTTAATCAATCACTCCCAATTATTAAGTGTTGCTATTGGAGATGGAGCCCAGGCGGCAATTTGGATACACAAAAGTTTAGTATCTTCCTAA